A DNA window from Pseudorasbora parva isolate DD20220531a chromosome 5, ASM2467924v1, whole genome shotgun sequence contains the following coding sequences:
- the fkbp7 gene encoding peptidyl-prolyl cis-trans isomerase FKBP7, whose translation MYLPKIEVRNRSSLLGGTAASAVRPPTPRRQMCKMSQRSTFYFCLIFSLQTLSLFIVFIRANESKHDVKIEVTFLPETCSQKSKRGDMLNAHYDGYLAQDGTQFYCSRSTNTGHPHWFVLGVGEVIKGLDLALNDMCPGEKRKVTIPPPLAYGEKGHGPVPPNATVIFEVELLFITRGPRSIEAFREIDVDDDKALTKEEIKEYLKMEAKKLNSQKDESYFEDVVADVFQKNDHNADGTLSLKEYNVYGHDEL comes from the exons ATGTACCTCCCCAAAATTGAAGTGAGAAATCGGAGCAGTCTACTGGGCGGCACTGCCGCGTCAGCTGTCCGGCCTCCGACGCCACGCCGACAGATGTGCAAGATGTCCCAGCGGTCTACGTTTtacttttgtttgattttttctCTGCAAACGCTCAGTCTCTTCATCGTATTCATTCGGGCAAATGAATCAAAACACGATGTTAAAATTGAGGTTACGTTTCTGCCTGAAACTTGCAGCCAAAAATCCAAGAGAGGAGACATGCTGAATGCGCATTATGATGGATATCTAGCTCAAGACGGAACTCAGTTCTATTGCAG TCGTTCGACAAACACAGGTCACCCACACTGGTTTGTGCTAGGTGTTGGCGAAGTTATTAAGGGTCTCGATTTAGCACTGAACGACATGTGTCCCGGTGAGAAGAGAAAAGTTACAATTCCTCCTCCTCTGGCATACGGCGAGAAAGGACATG GTCCTGTACCACCAAATGCAACTGTGATCTTTGAGGTGGAGCTTTTGTTCATAACCAGAGGACCACGCAGCATAGAAGCCTTCAGAGAAATTGATGTTGACGATGACAAGGCCCTGACAAAAGAAGAG ATTAAAGAATACTTGAAAATGGAAGCAAAGAAGTTAAATTCACAGAAAGATGAATCCTATTTTGAGGATGTTGTGGCAGATGTGTTCCAAAAGAATGATCACAATGCTGATGGGACCTTATCACTCAAGGAGTATAATGTTTATGGGCATGATGAACTGTAA